AATCTCTAAGTCACCTGTGTGAAACTCTTTTGCACAATTTTTCAATCAGCCTTTATCCATAAAAGATGCTACCTCTGTGTTGCTATTTGCAGCACGGATCAAAGAGGCTGAAGTCACTTACAAAAGaattaatgtaataaaatggaTGAAGAAAATCATGTCCTTTTATTAACAGTATTTCAACTGGGCATCTAAAAAAGTGTAAACAGTGCAGGTGCAGAGTGCAGCAGGGTTTGTTATCTCTAGTAAAATCAATTTTGGAGAGCAAAATACAACTCATGCTGTGATATGCTTACTTGCCTTTTTAACACATACTATAACTATGCTGAGTATCAACAAATGACACAGACATACAGCACAAATGATTGCTGAACTGGTTCATATTGATAGCTGTATTTTGTTGTCCATTGTGTCATGACTGATTAAAACAACACTTAAATTTGACCACAAGTTGTGCTGTTTGATggaaatatttacatttgttgcatgtatttttttgttttgtgagtgTCAGAGCATTTTGCAAACAAGAATGTGTCAGTTTGGTCATTGGCTTCAAGTTTAGGCCTGTGTGTGAACTGATTTGCAATTGTAATGTCTCATGCAAATGAGAACAACTGTTAAGTGTCTTAAAAAGTGTCTCAAAatagatttttcttttcatgttttcccCTATATTTTCAATGGTATAATTAGCATGCTgcagtaggttttttttttcagaagtGTAACTTTTATAACAATTTTGATGCACATCAGTGAACACAAGGCCTGTGAGGGAAAATAAAACCTGTTCACAGTCAGTGTATCATTAAATGAATACAGTAGATAACTGCACAAACTGAGACTTAAAAGATTCAAGTACAAGTTTTATTTAgaacagaaatacaaaatatagGAAATTTTAATAATATGTACACTGTACATTCCCAGCATGGAGAGTTTCTCATCCTCTCCACAGCCAATGATTGCAGTTAGTTCCCACTAGGTGGCTCTGCTGTTTCCAGTTTGTCAGTCTCTGATGCTATTCATCAAAACCAAGGTCTCCACATGGCTGAAGAAGAGTTTGGTGGTGACCCCTCCCTCGGTGCAGGGTGCGGAGGGGATCTCAGTGAGATGAGAGGGGGGCAGTGTAGGACAACAGGGCCCGAGTGAGGGGCTGCAGGCGAGAAACTAAAGAAGGAGGTGTTGGAGGACAGAGGTGACAGGCTGGGGGGGAAGGAGAAGTGAGAGGCAAATGACGGGAAAGGAGGAGAGGTGGTGTATGTGGAGAAGGAAGGAGACAGccaaggagagggaggaggggacaGATAGTCGTGGCAAGGTGTGGAGCAAGACTGTGGCTGAAATGGGGAATGAGATGGAAACTTTGGAGgctcttcttttctctcagatGTGCAAATGGCATCCAGAGATATTCCATCAGGTCCTCTGGCTGCCTCAGTCTCAGGCACTCTCTGGGTGAAGTCTGGTTTAATGCTGTTTGGCTGCCGGCTCTCTGTGTGGTGTTTCAGACCCTTGATCAGGCTCGTTCTCTGTGTCGGtgttattttgtgcatgtagCTGGTCAGCTGGGCCACACACTGCTGAAACCCTGCACTCTCTATGGTGAAGAGAGTAGGACCATTGGAGTCTGAGTGATGAAGGTTTACCACAGGACCATGAGTCTTCATGTGACTGTCAGAGTCTGCAGTAACTGGAAAAACATCAGGGCGAGGGATAAAACAGGAGTATGATTAAAACCTCGATTTGTTGCAGCagaaaaaagctgtttttatgacatatttcaTACATTTGCACAAGTTAATGAACTGTTTCTTTGACTAACCCTTTCTTATGTTCTTCCCATCTGTCCACGTCTTAAGATATTCCACAGCCAAGTCAAGAATCTCTGCTTTCTCTATT
This region of Epinephelus fuscoguttatus linkage group LG9, E.fuscoguttatus.final_Chr_v1 genomic DNA includes:
- the her11 gene encoding hairy-related 11 — its product is MTRKLQNPAVEDGKSRKRVLKPVVEKKRRDRINQSLAELRSLLLNHTSDPRLQNPKIEKAEILDLAVEYLKTWTDGKNIRKDSNGPTLFTIESAGFQQCVAQLTSYMHKITPTQRTSLIKGLKHHTESRQPNSIKPDFTQRVPETEAARGPDGISLDAICTSERKEEPPKFPSHSPFQPQSCSTPCHDYLSPPPSPWLSPSFSTYTTSPPFPSFASHFSFPPSLSPLSSNTSFFSFSPAAPHSGPVVLHCPPLISLRSPPHPAPREGSPPNSSSAMWRPWF